A genome region from Corallococcus exiguus includes the following:
- a CDS encoding ATP-binding response regulator, translating into MSLVLIAEDEEALLEVFSEVVEDMGHRVVRAHNGEEALLLARTETPDLVVSDHMMPRRTGMQLLHAMRAESSLSDVPFLLLSAARPQGREAAQTFLAKPVDLSTFEQAVSTALQYRAESHPEAAPTAREPSNALSLAREEMINWVAHELKTPLSSARLNTQLLLRKVLKRGVDDERRSAEAVLRQLDRMNGLVTSILDASRLADGKLELKLAPTELTLFLQELVQEWRELQPEMDFSLHALDAVESLMLDTERLRQVLNNLLSNAVKYSGTSRHVELGVTLNPGLVLVHVRDWGVGIPANALPHVFDRFQRADEDRGRGHGLGLFIAAALAKLHGGSLSVRSTLGEGSTFILRLPRRN; encoded by the coding sequence ATGAGCCTGGTCCTCATCGCGGAGGATGAAGAGGCGCTCCTGGAGGTCTTCTCCGAGGTCGTGGAGGACATGGGCCACCGCGTTGTGCGCGCGCACAACGGCGAGGAGGCCCTGCTGCTGGCGCGCACGGAGACGCCGGACCTGGTGGTCAGCGACCACATGATGCCGCGCAGGACGGGCATGCAGCTCTTGCATGCCATGCGCGCCGAGTCCTCCCTGTCGGACGTGCCCTTCCTGCTCCTGAGCGCGGCGCGTCCGCAGGGGCGTGAAGCCGCCCAGACCTTCCTCGCGAAGCCGGTGGACCTGTCCACCTTCGAGCAGGCGGTGAGCACCGCGCTCCAGTACCGCGCGGAAAGCCACCCCGAAGCGGCTCCCACCGCGCGCGAGCCCTCCAACGCGCTGAGCCTGGCCCGCGAGGAGATGATCAACTGGGTGGCGCACGAGCTGAAGACGCCGCTCAGCTCCGCGCGGCTCAACACGCAGCTGCTGCTGCGCAAGGTGCTGAAGCGCGGCGTCGACGACGAGCGCCGCTCCGCGGAGGCCGTCCTGCGCCAGCTGGACCGGATGAACGGGCTGGTGACGTCCATCCTGGACGCCTCCCGGCTGGCGGACGGGAAGCTGGAGCTGAAGCTGGCCCCCACGGAGCTGACGCTCTTCCTCCAGGAGCTCGTCCAGGAGTGGCGCGAGCTGCAACCGGAGATGGACTTCTCCCTGCACGCCCTGGATGCGGTGGAGTCGTTGATGCTGGACACGGAGCGGCTGCGCCAGGTGCTCAACAACCTGCTGTCCAACGCGGTGAAGTACAGCGGCACGTCGCGCCACGTCGAGCTGGGCGTGACGCTCAACCCGGGCCTCGTCCTCGTCCACGTCCGCGACTGGGGCGTGGGCATTCCCGCCAACGCCCTGCCCCACGTCTTCGACCGCTTCCAGCGCGCGGACGAGGACCGCGGGCGCGGCCACGGCCTGGGCCTCTTCATCGCCGCGGCCCTCGCGAAGCTGCACGGCGGCTCGCTCTCCGTCCGCTCCACCCTGGGTGAGGGCTCCACCTTCATCTTGCGCCTGCCCCGGCGGAACTGA
- a CDS encoding MFS transporter, whose amino-acid sequence MSTPPPSRLSSLRALKHRDFAFLWGGAALSNIGTWMEVLALGVYVTKVTGRAEWTGGVAALTWLPSILLSPLGGALGDRFDRRRAVGIGALVQMVLAGTLAALAFTGGLTVRWVAVISFLNGCAVTLFMPAFSALIAVSVPKEDLHSALSLNSAQANLGRICGPALAALLIAHTDIGWVLLLNTFSFGAVMLSLLGVRGAPAAVKPASTEGLWAGIARGFQVARADEALLMAMGGTLAIAVCIAPFTALAPVMAIRVFGQDAGATSMLVTAQGAGAFLAALSAGTLADWMGRGRLLEVSLLLIGPAAAAYWLSPSLGMATVAVLALGALYMLTLTGLATLCQARVSGELQARIASLNSMLLFVGFTVGVWSQGALADRLGVRPVMGGAAFGFLLFTVLLRTLRSRGFAAYET is encoded by the coding sequence GTGTCCACGCCTCCTCCGTCCCGCCTGTCTTCGCTGCGCGCGTTGAAGCACCGTGACTTCGCCTTCCTGTGGGGGGGCGCGGCGCTGTCCAACATCGGCACGTGGATGGAGGTGCTGGCGCTGGGCGTGTACGTGACGAAGGTCACGGGCCGGGCGGAGTGGACGGGCGGAGTGGCGGCGCTGACGTGGCTGCCGTCCATCCTCTTGTCGCCGCTGGGAGGCGCGCTGGGGGACCGGTTCGACCGGCGCCGCGCGGTGGGGATTGGGGCGCTGGTGCAGATGGTGCTCGCGGGGACGCTGGCGGCGCTGGCCTTCACCGGCGGGCTGACGGTGCGCTGGGTGGCGGTCATCTCGTTCCTCAACGGCTGCGCGGTGACGCTGTTCATGCCGGCGTTCTCCGCGCTCATCGCCGTCTCCGTGCCGAAGGAGGACCTGCACAGCGCGCTGAGCCTCAACTCGGCCCAGGCCAACCTGGGGCGCATCTGCGGCCCGGCGCTGGCGGCGCTGCTCATCGCGCACACGGACATCGGCTGGGTGCTGCTGCTCAACACGTTCTCCTTCGGCGCGGTGATGCTGTCGCTGCTGGGCGTGCGGGGGGCTCCGGCCGCCGTGAAGCCTGCTTCGACCGAAGGGCTGTGGGCGGGCATCGCGCGAGGCTTCCAGGTGGCGCGGGCGGACGAGGCGCTGCTCATGGCCATGGGCGGGACGCTGGCCATCGCCGTGTGCATCGCCCCGTTCACAGCGCTGGCACCCGTCATGGCCATCCGGGTGTTCGGCCAGGACGCGGGCGCCACGTCGATGCTGGTGACGGCGCAGGGCGCGGGGGCGTTCCTGGCGGCGCTGAGCGCGGGCACGCTGGCGGACTGGATGGGACGGGGGCGGCTTCTCGAGGTGAGCCTGTTGCTCATCGGTCCGGCGGCGGCGGCGTACTGGCTGTCCCCGTCGCTGGGCATGGCGACGGTGGCGGTGCTGGCGCTGGGGGCGCTGTACATGCTGACGCTCACGGGGCTGGCCACGCTGTGCCAAGCGCGCGTGTCCGGCGAGTTGCAGGCGCGCATCGCCAGCCTCAACTCCATGCTGCTCTTCGTCGGCTTCACGGTGGGCGTGTGGTCGCAAGGCGCGCTCGCGGACCGGCTGGGCGTCCGGCCCGTCATGGGGGGAGCGGCGTTCGGGTTCCTCCTCTTCACCGTCCTGCTGCGCACGCTGCGCTCGCGCGGCTTCGCTGCCTACGAGACCTGA